One part of the Sphingobacterium sp. LZ7M1 genome encodes these proteins:
- a CDS encoding START-like domain-containing protein: MAEKIKLNLEYVLNSSPRILFPYLQEPNELAQWFADDVNYHDGIYEFIWDNESHRAKLIATKENKSVKFKWLDDEPYFFEIEIIQDELTNDVALSVTDYVKEDNLDDRKLIWNNSIGYLQRVIGA; encoded by the coding sequence ATGGCAGAAAAGATTAAATTAAACTTAGAATATGTATTAAATTCTTCACCTAGAATCCTCTTTCCTTACCTTCAGGAGCCAAATGAGCTTGCTCAATGGTTTGCAGATGATGTGAATTATCACGATGGTATTTATGAATTTATTTGGGACAATGAATCCCACCGCGCTAAGTTGATTGCAACTAAAGAAAACAAAAGCGTAAAGTTCAAATGGTTGGATGATGAACCGTATTTCTTCGAAATTGAAATCATTCAAGATGAATTGACCAATGATGTAGCATTGAGTGTTACAGATTATGTGAAAGAAGATAATTTGGACGATAGAAAACTAATTTGGAATAACTCTATCGGTTACCTGCAAAGGGTAATCGGAGCATAG
- a CDS encoding LptF/LptG family permease, producing MKKVNLLILQAFIRPFLVTFFIVMFVLLMLFLFKYIDDLIGKGFQWYVILELLAYQCAVQLSMALPLSMLLSSIMTFGNLGESYELVAIKAAGVSLRKAMTPLFIVVGLFSAGSFFFSDYILPVVNLKMGSLLYDVRKKKADFFIKPGVFNNTIPGYSIRAKGKSEDGTTLKDLMIYEHPSGGTASNVTFAKEGFIQNSADNNYMVLELKDGVRYEDARVENAKRYDPRQQFTRFRFKETTTKFDMGSFQMNRTDQDLFKSHHQMLNLKQLRLYSDSNRVYIDSLELVNAGEAKRYVNYYSPYFRENSPGRTAAKVSLPDLDKNGQLRMAINNGLSQARQIKDMAVNRDAEFTPYAEKDIRYDIEWHRKFTLAVSCLLLFGIGAPLGAIIRKGGLGLPVVMAIIFFLIYHVIATLAEKAAKDASLTPMWGMWMAIIVLTPLAIFLTYKSTSDSALFDADQYKMKAQAIWNKISGFFQKKKETKSTTS from the coding sequence ATGAAAAAAGTAAACTTACTCATATTACAAGCATTTATTAGGCCCTTTTTGGTGACTTTCTTTATTGTCATGTTTGTACTGTTGATGCTGTTTTTGTTCAAGTACATCGATGACCTTATCGGAAAGGGGTTTCAATGGTATGTAATTTTAGAGCTTTTGGCTTACCAATGTGCCGTACAGCTTTCTATGGCACTTCCACTTTCCATGCTTCTTTCGTCCATCATGACCTTTGGTAACTTAGGGGAGAGTTATGAACTCGTGGCCATTAAGGCTGCCGGTGTTTCTCTTCGTAAAGCCATGACCCCATTGTTTATTGTGGTAGGACTATTCAGTGCAGGATCTTTTTTCTTCTCAGATTATATCCTTCCGGTGGTAAACCTGAAAATGGGCTCCCTGTTATATGATGTCCGTAAGAAAAAAGCGGATTTCTTTATCAAACCTGGGGTTTTTAACAATACCATTCCGGGATATAGTATCCGTGCAAAGGGAAAAAGTGAAGATGGGACCACCTTGAAAGATCTGATGATCTATGAGCACCCTTCTGGAGGAACGGCGAGCAATGTGACATTTGCCAAAGAAGGCTTTATCCAAAATTCAGCTGATAATAATTACATGGTCCTTGAATTAAAGGATGGTGTGCGATATGAGGATGCGCGGGTTGAAAACGCCAAACGTTATGACCCTAGGCAACAATTTACACGATTCAGGTTCAAAGAAACAACCACTAAGTTTGACATGGGTAGTTTTCAGATGAATAGGACCGACCAGGATCTATTCAAATCCCACCATCAAATGTTGAACCTAAAGCAATTGCGGCTCTATTCTGATTCTAATCGAGTCTATATCGATAGTTTAGAGTTGGTCAATGCTGGCGAAGCCAAACGCTATGTCAATTATTATTCTCCATATTTTAGGGAAAACAGTCCTGGAAGGACTGCAGCGAAGGTTTCTTTGCCTGATCTAGATAAGAACGGGCAGTTGAGGATGGCCATTAACAATGGTCTGAGCCAAGCCAGGCAAATTAAGGATATGGCTGTCAATCGAGACGCTGAGTTTACCCCGTATGCTGAAAAGGATATCCGCTACGATATAGAATGGCACAGGAAATTCACCTTGGCCGTTTCTTGTCTCTTACTCTTTGGAATCGGAGCGCCATTAGGAGCGATTATCCGAAAGGGTGGTCTGGGACTTCCCGTCGTTATGGCCATTATATTTTTCCTGATCTACCATGTTATTGCGACCTTAGCAGAGAAAGCAGCGAAGGATGCAAGCCTGACGCCGATGTGGGGGATGTGGATGGCCATAATAGTATTGACGCCATTAGCCATCTTTTTGACCTATAAATCGACCTCAGACTCCGCCTTGTTCGATGCTGATCAGTATAAGATGAAAGCCCAGGCTATTTGGAATAAGATATCAGGGTTTTTCCAAAAAAAGAAAGAAACAAAAAGTACTACTTCTTAA
- a CDS encoding TonB-dependent receptor, which produces MLKNIFGAWLFLLLIFSVPYHAFSQSTEATIVGKITDGAEPLSGTTITIRNESTGFTQKTVTNQNGNYSFQQLPLGAPYTVTANHLGFQEQKQTDFRLNYGDELNVNFQLTNESNTIDEIVVQGQGLQNKIRSLGASTAITANELKKMPVNGRNFSSLIDLSPMSTGTNLAGQRASSTNFTVDGMNSRSTVAGGNSGGAYSISMEAIREFKVVTNDYDVTYGRSGGGSVTTVTKSGTNTLTGSAFTFARTGWLSSKYNLNGTPRTQEFSTYQYGFSLGGPIIKDKAHFFVAWDHQTDSRPLYIADIQNAADIGRYKVTQETLDAFSQIAQNQYGADANRLFGAFDKKKKSDAAFARIDWQINDKNLLTIRNNFVYDQDNNQEGDNSGINAYESYMNRKYINNSLMASLRTSISPRLTNDFKVQHFYESSDVFHNVNGIGQDQSIPRAIVENVQSKDGEKEYFNSIQIGGQRFSPEWFHGNMIQAVNNLYFNTEKIKYTFGADIMYTNMDFRYGSEMNGRFYFTGMDNFKNLTPYRYARDVYITDEETTKVNNLAVGIYGQMEAKIARGLDVVAGLRLDNTQYLRKANFNQVVYDELGITTDNGINTFQIQPRVQFTWDVNEERKNIIRFGGGVFGSALNPYSMLNNMLFDGTRIAGVDITDPRLMPRPNFEDYRKDPNSAPGKDLLNQPGVEKLVTINTNSKDVKVPTIYKANISLNHFFTPSLRVGVSAFGTWGRNNYMYVDRNMVDEPMFRLKNEGDRGVYVPASSINPKNGAANWVNSRKTTEVGRVLEMNSEGKNNTYTVVVDGTYRYFKDGQVTMSYTWNDSKDNTSYNGNVANSATLSLMVKDDPRDLSTMTYSDNQYRHKVVFYGTLPSMWGVSMGLRYSGIAGTRYSMAVQGNVNGDFVNSNDLAYVFDPNSNNTPDNIRTGINAILNNPDAEQSIKDYIQNNVGKVAERNGGINGFYGVFDLHLAKEFKFYKTHGIEASIDIFNVANLLNKEWGVGNNLGKQNLYSIKSFDATKQEYVYNMSSNVGVSNLNGSPYQIQLGLRYAF; this is translated from the coding sequence ATGCTTAAGAACATTTTTGGGGCCTGGCTCTTTTTACTCCTCATCTTTTCAGTTCCCTATCATGCTTTCTCGCAAAGTACCGAAGCGACCATTGTAGGAAAGATCACCGATGGTGCTGAACCTTTAAGCGGCACTACAATCACTATTCGGAACGAATCCACCGGTTTTACTCAAAAAACGGTAACCAATCAAAACGGTAACTATTCTTTTCAACAATTGCCATTGGGTGCTCCTTACACCGTAACAGCAAACCATTTAGGTTTTCAGGAACAGAAACAAACTGATTTCCGATTAAACTATGGCGATGAATTAAATGTAAACTTTCAGCTGACCAATGAATCCAATACCATTGATGAAATTGTAGTTCAGGGTCAAGGTCTACAAAACAAGATCAGATCTTTAGGAGCTTCTACGGCAATCACTGCAAACGAACTTAAAAAGATGCCGGTAAATGGCCGTAACTTCTCTTCATTGATTGATCTTTCTCCAATGAGTACAGGAACCAACCTGGCCGGACAACGTGCATCCTCAACCAATTTTACCGTTGATGGGATGAACTCCAGAAGTACCGTTGCAGGTGGTAACAGTGGTGGAGCTTATTCAATTTCCATGGAAGCCATCCGTGAGTTTAAGGTGGTAACCAATGATTATGATGTGACTTATGGAAGAAGCGGGGGAGGTAGTGTAACTACGGTTACCAAATCAGGTACCAATACCTTGACCGGGAGTGCATTTACATTTGCAAGAACGGGTTGGTTATCCAGTAAGTATAACCTGAACGGAACACCAAGAACCCAAGAGTTCTCCACTTATCAATATGGTTTTTCATTAGGTGGACCGATCATTAAAGATAAAGCACATTTCTTTGTGGCTTGGGATCATCAAACGGATTCAAGACCTCTCTATATCGCGGATATCCAGAACGCAGCGGATATCGGCCGTTATAAAGTAACCCAAGAAACCCTGGATGCCTTCAGTCAGATCGCTCAAAACCAATATGGTGCCGATGCAAACAGATTATTCGGTGCCTTCGATAAAAAGAAGAAAAGTGATGCTGCCTTCGCAAGGATTGACTGGCAGATCAATGATAAAAACTTGTTGACCATCCGTAATAACTTTGTTTACGACCAAGACAATAATCAAGAAGGGGATAATTCAGGTATCAACGCTTACGAATCGTACATGAATCGTAAATACATTAACAATAGCTTAATGGCTTCCTTGAGAACATCGATCAGTCCTCGATTGACCAATGATTTCAAGGTGCAACATTTCTACGAAAGCTCTGATGTTTTCCATAATGTCAACGGCATAGGCCAAGATCAAAGTATCCCGCGTGCTATTGTTGAAAATGTGCAATCTAAAGATGGCGAGAAAGAATATTTCAACAGCATTCAGATTGGAGGACAACGTTTTTCTCCTGAATGGTTTCATGGAAACATGATCCAAGCTGTAAATAATCTTTATTTCAACACGGAAAAGATCAAATACACCTTTGGTGCCGATATCATGTATACCAATATGGATTTTCGCTACGGTAGTGAAATGAATGGTAGATTCTACTTCACCGGAATGGATAACTTTAAAAACCTAACTCCTTATCGTTATGCCCGTGATGTATATATTACAGATGAGGAAACCACCAAGGTCAATAATTTAGCTGTCGGTATCTATGGACAGATGGAAGCAAAGATCGCTAGAGGCTTAGATGTGGTTGCCGGTCTTCGTTTGGATAATACCCAATATCTAAGAAAAGCTAACTTCAATCAGGTGGTTTATGATGAATTAGGAATTACAACGGACAATGGAATCAATACTTTCCAAATCCAACCACGGGTGCAGTTTACATGGGATGTCAATGAAGAAAGAAAGAATATCATCCGTTTTGGTGGAGGTGTATTCGGGTCGGCCTTAAACCCTTATTCCATGCTGAACAATATGTTGTTTGATGGAACACGCATTGCCGGGGTTGATATCACAGACCCGAGATTGATGCCAAGACCTAATTTTGAAGACTACAGGAAAGATCCAAATTCAGCTCCTGGGAAAGATCTATTAAATCAACCGGGCGTAGAAAAATTGGTAACCATCAACACCAACAGTAAGGATGTTAAAGTGCCAACGATCTATAAGGCCAATATCTCCCTGAACCACTTTTTCACTCCTTCTTTAAGAGTGGGTGTGTCAGCTTTTGGTACCTGGGGAAGAAATAATTACATGTATGTTGACCGCAATATGGTTGATGAGCCGATGTTCCGCCTGAAAAATGAAGGTGACAGAGGGGTATATGTTCCGGCAAGTAGCATTAATCCTAAGAACGGTGCAGCAAACTGGGTTAACAGCAGAAAAACAACGGAAGTGGGCCGTGTGTTGGAAATGAACAGCGAGGGTAAAAACAATACCTATACCGTGGTTGTGGATGGTACTTACCGCTATTTTAAAGATGGACAAGTGACTATGTCATATACTTGGAATGATTCGAAAGATAATACCTCTTACAATGGTAATGTGGCCAATTCAGCGACCCTATCGTTAATGGTAAAAGATGATCCCCGTGATTTGAGTACCATGACATATTCCGATAACCAATACCGTCATAAAGTAGTGTTTTATGGAACATTGCCATCCATGTGGGGTGTTTCCATGGGATTGCGCTATAGTGGTATCGCAGGAACGAGATATTCCATGGCGGTCCAAGGAAATGTCAATGGGGATTTCGTGAATTCGAATGATCTAGCCTATGTTTTCGATCCGAATAGCAATAATACTCCTGATAATATCCGTACTGGAATCAATGCTATCTTAAACAACCCGGATGCTGAACAAAGTATCAAAGATTATATCCAAAACAATGTAGGTAAAGTAGCAGAGCGAAATGGCGGTATCAATGGTTTCTACGGTGTATTCGACCTTCATTTGGCTAAAGAATTCAAATTCTACAAAACTCATGGTATTGAAGCATCCATCGATATTTTCAACGTTGCTAACCTTCTGAACAAAGAATGGGGAGTTGGAAACAACTTGGGTAAACAAAACCTGTATAGTATCAAAAGTTTTGATGCTACAAAACAAGAGTATGTGTACAACATGTCTTCTAATGTAGGGGTGTCTAACTTGAATGGAAGCCCATATCAAATCCAATTAGGATTGCGATATGCATTCTAA
- a CDS encoding dihydrofolate reductase family protein, translating to MKKIIYYVASSIDGFISGENDDVSGFSYEGEAVKRYLEDLKAFNHVMMGRKTYEFGYQFGVKPGDPSPTYAHMTQYILSNNLEFENKHGQVRVLPLDVEQVKRLKQEADTDIYLCGGGQLAGWLLSNELLDEVKIKLNPVIVGSGTKLFEGIKKNYGLTLLGDEKYEHGMKILLYSIDY from the coding sequence ATGAAAAAAATTATTTATTATGTGGCTTCGTCCATAGATGGATTTATTTCCGGAGAAAACGATGATGTAAGTGGATTTTCCTATGAAGGAGAGGCCGTAAAAAGGTATTTGGAAGATCTAAAAGCATTCAACCATGTAATGATGGGCAGGAAGACCTACGAATTTGGCTATCAATTCGGAGTAAAACCAGGTGATCCCTCTCCTACCTATGCACACATGACCCAGTATATCCTTTCCAATAACCTGGAATTTGAAAATAAACATGGACAGGTCAGGGTTCTTCCCTTGGATGTTGAACAGGTAAAGCGTCTGAAACAAGAAGCAGATACCGATATCTATTTGTGTGGAGGTGGGCAATTGGCGGGCTGGTTGCTCAGTAATGAATTATTGGATGAAGTAAAGATCAAGCTCAATCCAGTAATAGTTGGATCAGGAACAAAGTTATTCGAAGGTATTAAAAAGAATTACGGATTAACCCTTTTGGGCGATGAAAAATATGAGCATGGAATGAAAATCCTACTTTATTCCATCGATTATTAA
- a CDS encoding ABC-F family ATP-binding cassette domain-containing protein gives MCMLMYGFIFKAKGIMVIIQNATYIHPNKDILFQGLHLAINKHEKIALIGNNGVGKSTLLKAIAAELKLTSGSIYCESIPYYIPQLLDRYDGMSIGQALAIDGKLKALQAILDGQLDENNFEILNDDWSLEERVQQALSRWNLAGLHLDEPFNNLSGGQKTKVFLAGIDIHEPELILMDEPSNHLDLESREQLYQFIENCNKTLFIVSHDRALLRLIPEMAEMSKTGISRFGGNYDFFAEQKEIAINALDQDVKSKEKELRKAKEKEREASERQNKLNARGKKKQEKAGIPKILMGGLKNKAEGSSAKLKGVHQEKISGIQQNLSSLRANLQDIDQMKFGFEESGLPIGKNLVELKNVNLIINGKELWKLNVNFQLQYGDRVVIKGNNGSGKTSLIRLILGEMPSYSGELKKADFSFVYVDQTYSMVRSTNSIYDIAQSFNQSGLLEHEVKIRLNRFLFPKESWEKSCLVLSGGERMRLLLCCLNISSKAPDVIILDEPTNNIDIQNMEILTAAIRSYQGTLIVVSHDQYFLEEVGIQKNIKLD, from the coding sequence ATGTGCATGCTTATGTATGGTTTTATCTTCAAAGCGAAAGGAATTATGGTCATTATACAGAACGCAACATATATTCATCCCAATAAAGACATTTTATTTCAAGGCCTCCATCTGGCAATCAATAAGCATGAAAAAATTGCTTTGATAGGCAATAACGGTGTAGGCAAATCTACTTTACTCAAAGCCATCGCTGCTGAGCTAAAGCTTACTTCTGGATCGATCTATTGTGAAAGCATCCCCTATTACATTCCACAATTACTGGATAGGTACGATGGCATGAGCATAGGCCAAGCTTTGGCCATCGATGGAAAATTAAAAGCATTACAGGCTATACTCGATGGTCAGCTGGACGAGAACAATTTCGAAATCCTAAATGACGATTGGTCTTTGGAAGAGCGGGTGCAGCAAGCCTTAAGCCGATGGAATCTTGCAGGATTGCATTTAGATGAGCCGTTCAACAACTTAAGTGGCGGTCAAAAGACCAAAGTCTTTCTTGCAGGCATCGACATCCATGAACCAGAATTGATCCTGATGGATGAACCCAGCAACCATCTTGATCTGGAATCACGAGAACAGCTATACCAGTTTATTGAAAACTGCAATAAGACGCTTTTCATCGTGAGTCATGATCGTGCTTTACTGCGGTTAATTCCAGAAATGGCCGAAATGAGCAAGACCGGAATTTCACGATTTGGAGGGAATTACGATTTTTTCGCAGAGCAAAAGGAAATAGCTATCAACGCATTGGATCAGGATGTCAAATCCAAGGAAAAAGAATTGCGAAAGGCCAAAGAAAAAGAGCGAGAAGCCTCAGAAAGGCAGAACAAACTGAATGCCCGCGGTAAGAAAAAACAGGAAAAGGCAGGTATCCCCAAAATACTGATGGGCGGTTTAAAAAATAAGGCCGAAGGAAGCAGTGCAAAACTGAAAGGAGTACATCAGGAAAAGATTTCAGGAATCCAGCAAAATCTGAGCAGCCTCCGGGCAAATTTACAGGACATCGACCAAATGAAATTTGGATTTGAAGAATCAGGCCTACCCATTGGAAAAAACCTAGTGGAGCTGAAAAATGTCAATTTAATAATCAATGGCAAAGAACTCTGGAAACTGAACGTAAATTTTCAGCTCCAATATGGAGATAGAGTTGTCATAAAAGGCAATAATGGTTCCGGGAAAACCAGTTTGATACGGTTAATTCTTGGGGAGATGCCAAGCTATTCGGGCGAATTGAAAAAAGCGGACTTCAGCTTTGTGTATGTTGACCAGACCTATTCTATGGTCAGGTCTACAAATTCCATTTATGATATAGCCCAGTCCTTTAATCAATCCGGTTTATTGGAACATGAGGTAAAGATCAGATTGAACCGTTTCCTTTTCCCTAAGGAAAGTTGGGAAAAGAGCTGTTTGGTCCTCAGTGGAGGAGAGCGAATGCGCCTGTTATTATGTTGCCTAAACATCAGCAGCAAAGCACCAGATGTCATTATTCTAGATGAGCCAACAAACAATATCGATATACAGAATATGGAGATATTAACTGCAGCTATACGCTCCTACCAAGGAACCTTAATCGTTGTCTCACACGATCAGTATTTTTTGGAGGAAGTAGGCATACAGAAGAACATTAAGCTAGACTAA
- a CDS encoding alpha-ketoglutarate-dependent dioxygenase AlkB encodes MKLFNTANPSKNLLPYDGTVYYYGRICDPDKGYYEKLLHGISWKNDQAVIFGRHIETKRKVAWYGDKRFEYSYSNIQKIAEPWTAELLELKEMVERESGETFNSCLLNLYHDGSEGMAWHSDGEKDLKKHGAIASLTFGAERKFSFKHKTSKEKIDLYLEDGSLLIMKDQTQDHWLHRLPPTKTVHGARINLTFRTIENA; translated from the coding sequence ATGAAACTATTTAATACGGCCAATCCAAGTAAAAACCTGTTGCCCTATGACGGGACTGTATATTACTATGGAAGAATCTGTGATCCCGATAAGGGCTATTATGAAAAGTTATTGCATGGCATTAGCTGGAAAAATGACCAAGCGGTCATCTTTGGCAGGCATATAGAAACCAAGCGCAAGGTAGCATGGTATGGTGATAAACGATTTGAATACAGCTATTCCAACATACAGAAAATTGCTGAACCATGGACAGCGGAGCTACTTGAACTCAAGGAAATGGTAGAAAGAGAGTCTGGAGAGACTTTCAATTCCTGCCTGCTCAATCTATACCATGATGGCTCAGAAGGGATGGCATGGCACAGTGACGGCGAGAAGGACCTGAAAAAGCATGGAGCCATCGCTTCCCTGACTTTTGGTGCTGAACGTAAGTTTTCTTTCAAACATAAAACCTCCAAGGAGAAGATTGACCTTTACTTGGAAGATGGAAGTCTGTTGATCATGAAAGACCAGACCCAAGACCATTGGTTACATCGGCTTCCTCCTACCAAAACGGTACATGGGGCGCGAATAAACCTCACCTTTAGGACGATAGAGAATGCATAG
- a CDS encoding bifunctional transcriptional activator/DNA repair enzyme AdaA has protein sequence MEKTQQELNYDRIAKAIQFIQDHFQEKPSLEEIAEHVHLSPFHFQRLFSDWVGTSPKKFLQYTQVNYAKKLLKEEKRTLFDTHILTGVGSTSRLHDMFVQIEGMTPAEFKQGAEGLSIAYSFQGSPFGKCLIASTEKGICYLAFVDDDSAGLEELKHSFENATFIAEEQAIHREALLIFNLEDSSLKRIKLHLKGTSFQLKVWQALLSIPLGKLNSYKEIAEKVGQPTASRAVGTAIGSNPIAYLIPCHRVIQTSGQTGGYRWNPLRKTLMLGWEFAKTDKENQHETI, from the coding sequence ATGGAAAAGACGCAACAAGAGTTAAACTATGACCGTATCGCCAAGGCGATACAGTTTATCCAGGATCACTTTCAGGAGAAACCTAGCCTAGAAGAGATAGCGGAGCATGTTCATTTAAGCCCTTTTCATTTTCAACGATTGTTTTCGGATTGGGTCGGGACCAGCCCAAAGAAATTCCTGCAATATACACAGGTCAACTACGCCAAGAAATTGTTGAAGGAAGAAAAACGGACCCTTTTTGACACCCATATCTTGACTGGTGTTGGCAGTACCAGTAGATTGCACGACATGTTTGTTCAGATCGAAGGGATGACTCCAGCAGAATTCAAACAAGGTGCAGAGGGTCTGTCCATTGCCTATAGTTTTCAGGGTAGTCCTTTTGGAAAATGCCTGATTGCTTCCACAGAGAAAGGAATCTGTTACCTCGCTTTTGTCGATGATGATTCTGCAGGATTGGAAGAGTTAAAACATTCCTTTGAGAACGCAACTTTTATCGCTGAGGAGCAAGCCATCCATCGGGAAGCCCTATTGATATTCAATCTGGAAGATTCTTCCTTAAAACGCATCAAACTGCATTTAAAGGGCACGTCCTTTCAACTGAAGGTCTGGCAGGCCTTACTGTCAATTCCTTTAGGGAAATTGAACTCCTACAAGGAAATTGCGGAAAAAGTTGGCCAACCTACCGCATCAAGAGCTGTGGGAACAGCAATAGGAAGCAATCCGATCGCTTACTTGATACCATGCCACCGTGTAATCCAGACTTCAGGACAAACTGGGGGATATCGATGGAATCCACTGCGAAAAACACTGATGCTAGGTTGGGAATTTGCAAAGACCGATAAAGAAAATCAACATGAAACTATTTAA
- a CDS encoding IS110 family transposase, whose protein sequence is MLRQNTDLNFDGQPIYIGIDVHLKSWNVAIYSKDLFLKCIHQESNVGVLVNHLWKNYPGASYHSVYEAGFCGFWIHRELQAHGVHNIVVNPADVPSTQKELLHKSDPIDSKKLGRALRAGVLRGIYVPSPDCEDARSLVRLRHSTVREIGRMKNRLKSFLYTNGISYPEAFLHNGTHWSRRFMAWLKEDVHIKGEFGRRTLELLVRKVEYHRGFLLELNRELRSMMAQQVHAVDYALLRSVPGIGPVTAMSLLVELEDIRRFANSDHLASFIGIVPTRHSSGERDPDGELTFRRHELLRRMLVEASWIAVRNDPVLALGFSKACLKMKKNLAIIKVARKLVNRIAYVLRTREKYVIGVVK, encoded by the coding sequence ATGCTACGACAAAATACGGATTTAAATTTTGATGGACAACCGATCTATATCGGAATAGATGTCCATCTAAAGAGCTGGAACGTTGCGATCTACAGCAAGGACCTGTTCCTTAAGTGCATCCACCAGGAATCCAACGTGGGGGTCCTGGTGAACCATCTCTGGAAAAATTATCCCGGAGCCTCCTACCATTCGGTATATGAGGCGGGGTTCTGCGGTTTCTGGATCCATCGCGAACTCCAGGCGCACGGGGTCCACAACATCGTGGTCAATCCCGCCGATGTCCCCAGCACCCAGAAGGAGCTGCTCCACAAGAGCGATCCGATAGATAGCAAGAAACTGGGCAGGGCCCTTCGGGCCGGTGTCTTACGGGGGATATACGTCCCTTCGCCCGATTGTGAGGACGCCAGGTCCCTAGTGCGGCTGCGCCATTCCACGGTGAGGGAGATCGGCAGGATGAAGAACCGGCTGAAGTCATTCCTGTACACCAATGGCATCAGCTACCCCGAGGCCTTCCTGCACAACGGGACGCACTGGTCCAGGCGGTTCATGGCGTGGCTGAAGGAGGATGTCCACATCAAGGGCGAATTTGGCAGGCGGACGCTGGAGCTGCTGGTCCGGAAAGTGGAGTACCACAGGGGATTCCTGCTGGAGCTGAACCGGGAACTCAGGAGCATGATGGCCCAGCAGGTGCATGCCGTGGACTACGCGCTGCTGCGCTCTGTCCCGGGCATCGGTCCGGTGACGGCCATGAGCCTGCTGGTCGAGCTGGAGGACATCCGGCGGTTCGCCAACAGCGACCACCTGGCCAGCTTTATCGGCATCGTGCCGACCAGGCACAGTTCAGGTGAGCGTGACCCGGACGGAGAACTGACCTTCCGCAGGCACGAGCTGCTGAGGCGGATGCTGGTCGAGGCATCCTGGATCGCCGTGCGGAACGACCCGGTGCTGGCCCTGGGCTTTTCAAAGGCCTGCCTGAAGATGAAAAAGAACCTGGCGATCATCAAGGTCGCAAGGAAACTGGTCAACCGGATAGCGTATGTGCTGAGGACCAGGGAAAAATATGTTATTGGAGTAGTGAAATGA
- a CDS encoding SDR family NAD(P)-dependent oxidoreductase, with amino-acid sequence MKQLNDKVAIVTGGVSGIGKAIVELFVKEGAKVVIADLNEKLGEELINNLGEGNVIFIKADASSAEDNKKIVEAAIENFGALHIAVNNAGIGGESNNVGDLSIEGWKKVIDINLNGVFYGMHYQLPEIEKVGGSIINMASILGAVGFAKSSAYVAAKHGVVGLTQAAGWEYATKGVRINAIGPGFIATPLVEANLDADSLKYLETQHAFQRLGKPEEVAELALWLASDKASFVTASYYPVDGGYLAK; translated from the coding sequence ATGAAACAACTAAATGACAAAGTGGCTATTGTGACCGGAGGAGTTTCCGGTATCGGTAAGGCAATCGTTGAACTTTTTGTAAAAGAAGGTGCTAAAGTTGTTATAGCGGATCTGAACGAAAAGTTAGGAGAAGAATTGATCAACAATCTTGGTGAGGGGAATGTTATCTTTATTAAAGCAGATGCCTCTTCTGCCGAAGACAATAAAAAAATTGTGGAGGCTGCCATTGAGAATTTCGGCGCACTACATATTGCAGTGAACAATGCAGGAATAGGTGGCGAATCCAACAACGTTGGGGACCTATCTATCGAAGGCTGGAAGAAAGTCATTGACATCAACCTCAATGGAGTATTCTATGGAATGCACTATCAGTTACCAGAGATTGAGAAAGTGGGCGGAAGCATCATTAATATGGCATCTATCCTTGGGGCAGTAGGATTTGCGAAATCATCGGCATACGTTGCAGCAAAACATGGCGTTGTCGGACTGACCCAGGCTGCAGGATGGGAATATGCGACCAAAGGCGTTCGCATCAATGCAATCGGTCCTGGATTTATTGCAACTCCATTGGTTGAAGCCAACCTGGATGCAGACTCCCTGAAATATCTAGAAACACAACATGCTTTCCAAAGATTGGGTAAGCCAGAAGAAGTAGCAGAGCTGGCTTTATGGCTAGCTTCGGATAAAGCTTCATTCGTTACGGCATCCTATTACCCAGTGGATGGCGGTTATTTAGCGAAATAA